TGTTCATCTATAAACTCCTGAATCTGTTCACCGAATGCCCTCGCAGACCAACCGAGATGCGTTTCAAGTATTTGTCCAACATTTAAACGAGACGGTACTCCGAGAGGATTGAGCACTATATCAACAGCCCTTCCGTCCGGTAAAAAAGGCATATCTTCTTCAGGAACAATTTTTGAAACAACTCCTTTGTTCCCATGTCTGCCTGCCATTTTATCACCTGCAAAAAGTTTGCGCTTGGTGGCTATGTAAACCTTTACGAGTTTGAATACTCCAATGGGTAATTCGTCACCCTTCTTCAGTCTGTTTATTTTTTGTTCAAAAATGGCCTTAATCATATCTTTCTGTTCGATAGTTGCTTCAACAATTTTTTTAACCTTCTCTTCAAGTTTACCATTTTCCAAAAGTGAAATCGATACCCATTTTTCTACAGGCAGCTTATCAACGATCTCTTCTGTTATAACAGCGCCCTTTTTTAAAGAGATCTTTCTTCTATCGTCATTGAATTTTTCTATTATCTTTTCTCCAACAAGCAGCTTCTTCATTTGCTCTTTCATTGTATCATCTATTATACTCAGTTCCTCTTCTTGGTCTGTCTGAAGTTTCAGGAGCTCTTGATCTTTTGTTTTATCCTTATCCGAGCCGCTTTTTCTTGAAAAGATTTTTACGTCAACTACAATACCGTGCACCCCCGGTTTCACTCTTAATGATGTATCCTTTACATCTCCGGCTTTATCTCCAAAAATTGCCTTGAGCAGCTTTTCTTCCGGGCTTGGTTGAGATTCTCCCTTCGGCGTAATTTTACCTACAAGGATATCACCGGGTTTAACCTCTGCACCTATCCGTACAATACCCGATTCATCGATATCCTTCAATGCCTCATCACTGACATTGGGGATATCTCTTGTTATCTCTTCTCTGCCGAGTTTAAGTTCTCTTGCAGAACATTCGTACTCTTCAATATGGATTGATGTGAAAACATCGTCTTTATTTATACGTTCATTTACGAGAATAGAATCTTCGTAATTATATCCGTTCCACGGCATAAAAGCGACAAGAACGTTTTTACCGAGTGCAAGTTCCCCGCCGGACACGGCAGCACCATCCGCTAAGATGTCACCCCTTTTTATCTTTTGCGAGGCTTTTACAGCCGGTATCTGATTAAGACAAGTGCCTTGATTTGACTTTTGAAACTTGTGTAGATTGTATATTTTTACATTTGTTCTTTTGGCTTTATCCGTATACTGGACAACAATCCTTTTAGCATCTACCGACGTTATAATACCGTCTTCTTCTGCTATAATAATTGCTCCGGAATTCCTTCCAACGTATCTCTCCATGCCTGTAGCGATAATAGGTGCCTCCGTTTTTATAAGGGGAACTGCCTGCCTCTGCATATTTGAACCCATCAATGCCCTATTTGCATCATCATGCTCAAGAAACGGTATCAACGCGGCTGCCACAGAAACAAGCTGAGTAGGAGAAACATCCATATAATCAACCTCATCCTTGTGGACCATAATAAATTCGCCACCGCGTCTTGCTGCCACGTATTCATCTATTATCTTGTTTTCCTCATCCGTCTGAGTATTCATCTGTGCTATCGTCTTATCTTCTTCATCTATTGCTGAAACATAAATTATTTCATTCTTCACAACTCCGTTTTTAACGATCCTGTACGGCGTCCTCAAAAATCCGAATTCATCAACCTTTGCATACGTACTCATGGAAGCGATCAATCCTATATTAGGGCCTTCGGGTGTTTCTATAGGGCATATTCTGCCATAGTGTGTTGAATGAACATCTCTAACCTCGAAACCGGCACGCTCTCTCGTAAGCCCCCCGGGTCCTAATGCAGAAAGTCTCCTCTTATGTGTAAGTTCGGCGAGAGGATTCGTCTGATCCATAAACTGGGATAACTGGCTGCCGCCAAAGAATTCTTTTATAGCAGCTATTACAGGCTTTGGATTGACAAGTTCAGAGGGCATCAAAGTTTGAAGATCATGCGTAAACTTTTCTTTGACAGTTTTTGCCATCCTGAGCAGTCCTAGTTTAAATTGGTTTTCAAGAAGCTCTCCTACCGTTCTTACACGCCGGTTACTAAGATGATCGATATCATCAACATCACCTCTGCCATTCTTCAGATCAAACAGATGCTTTGCAGTATCTATAATGTTCTCTCTGGTAAGAACGGTAATATCAAGCGGCGTATCCGTACCGAGCCGCTTGTTTATCTTAAGTCTTCCAACGTTTGTAAGATTGTATTTTGATTTTGAGAAGAACATGTCTTCAAAAAAACTTTTTGTTATCTCCGGCGTATACGATTCATTTGGTCTGAGCTTTGAATAGAACTCTTCAATTGCTTCCTGCTGATTTGTTATCTTATCAAGCAACAGCGTTTCTCTTATATCGCTACCTACCGAGATGTTATCAAAATATATAAACTCAAGTTTATTGATCTGTTCTTCGAGTATCTGTTTAAAAATGTCCTTGTCTAATCCTTGATTACATTTCAAAATCGATCGACCGTCTCTACTCTTAATCTCACCCACAGATACCATACCGTCTATGTCTTCATAATTTATTGTCATCGTTTTTATATTACGTGATATTATTCTTCTAACAAGGTTACGGGTAATCTTTGTGCCGGCGGGAACAACAGCATCACCCGTAGACGGATCTATAATATC
This region of Deltaproteobacteria bacterium genomic DNA includes:
- the rpoB gene encoding DNA-directed RNA polymerase subunit beta, with amino-acid sequence MTTNVYDELSVSRKDFRKFRTIMDIPNLIEVQVDSFNQFLQADVKPEERKNIGLQAAFNAVLPIKDYNDTASVEFVKYILDPPTYTEDECREKSLTYTMPIKILVRLILKDIDPETKTKTIRDIKEQEVYFGDIPIMTTKGTFIINGIERVIINQLHRSPGVFFEYDKLKIQSIGRPAYIARIIPYEGSWLDFEFDPKNIMYVKVDKRKKFYATVLLKALGYTDEDILRKFYKTEAVKIKNNVLTLHIDYDLLLNRKFFSDIIDPSTGDAVVPAGTKITRNLVRRIISRNIKTMTINYEDIDGMVSVGEIKSRDGRSILKCNQGLDKDIFKQILEEQINKLEFIYFDNISVGSDIRETLLLDKITNQQEAIEEFYSKLRPNESYTPEITKSFFEDMFFSKSKYNLTNVGRLKINKRLGTDTPLDITVLTRENIIDTAKHLFDLKNGRGDVDDIDHLSNRRVRTVGELLENQFKLGLLRMAKTVKEKFTHDLQTLMPSELVNPKPVIAAIKEFFGGSQLSQFMDQTNPLAELTHKRRLSALGPGGLTRERAGFEVRDVHSTHYGRICPIETPEGPNIGLIASMSTYAKVDEFGFLRTPYRIVKNGVVKNEIIYVSAIDEEDKTIAQMNTQTDEENKIIDEYVAARRGGEFIMVHKDEVDYMDVSPTQLVSVAAALIPFLEHDDANRALMGSNMQRQAVPLIKTEAPIIATGMERYVGRNSGAIIIAEEDGIITSVDAKRIVVQYTDKAKRTNVKIYNLHKFQKSNQGTCLNQIPAVKASQKIKRGDILADGAAVSGGELALGKNVLVAFMPWNGYNYEDSILVNERINKDDVFTSIHIEEYECSARELKLGREEITRDIPNVSDEALKDIDESGIVRIGAEVKPGDILVGKITPKGESQPSPEEKLLKAIFGDKAGDVKDTSLRVKPGVHGIVVDVKIFSRKSGSDKDKTKDQELLKLQTDQEEELSIIDDTMKEQMKKLLVGEKIIEKFNDDRRKISLKKGAVITEEIVDKLPVEKWVSISLLENGKLEEKVKKIVEATIEQKDMIKAIFEQKINRLKKGDELPIGVFKLVKVYIATKRKLFAGDKMAGRHGNKGVVSKIVPEEDMPFLPDGRAVDIVLNPLGVPSRLNVGQILETHLGWSARAFGEQIQEFIDEHYSAQKLKGYLKDIYKNTAIAKHIDKFDDKEVVEFAKTLTNGIKMSTEVFNGATEKEIKDMLKLANLPENGQITLYDGKSGEPFRSRVTVGVMYMMKLHHLVEEKIHARSTGPYSLVTQQPLGGKAQFGGQRLGEMEVWALEAYGAAYTLQEMLTVKSDDIPGRTRIFDSIVKGRHNFEPGIPESFNVMVRELKSLGLNIELIEKEQLE